Proteins found in one Methylobacterium sp. CB376 genomic segment:
- a CDS encoding FkbM family methyltransferase: MPLHLPNVRGARRLADALNATEQILGRDPVRQVTMSAGHRMLVDRRSTTERGPFYLRTYDQQKIELLRRFIEPGTAVLDIGANVGFFTVPLGIFVRDQRRFGRVFAFEPVPGNRDRLQENILINALDETVTIIPAALSSKPGTVEISLREDFQNGSRTGNAAIVISTEDNLFETTRIVTMRLDDYVAHEIALPISVIKIDTEGHEDEVLAGGNETIARNRPVILMEVEPNYYERKGVDFYERVRAVLPPDYRFLAVGLHRQSVLRPLGTRLSFTEIRDRPSFMRPQDVLLLPPGRHV; this comes from the coding sequence ATGCCGCTTCACCTTCCGAACGTCCGTGGAGCACGTCGTCTTGCTGATGCCCTGAACGCGACCGAGCAAATTCTGGGAAGAGACCCTGTTCGGCAAGTGACGATGAGTGCCGGGCACCGCATGCTCGTTGATCGGCGCTCGACGACAGAGCGGGGCCCGTTCTATCTGCGCACCTACGACCAGCAGAAAATAGAGCTTCTGAGGAGGTTCATCGAGCCGGGGACGGCGGTGCTCGACATTGGAGCCAATGTTGGCTTCTTTACAGTCCCGCTCGGCATCTTCGTTCGAGACCAGCGGCGCTTCGGGCGGGTCTTTGCCTTCGAGCCAGTCCCAGGGAACCGCGACCGCCTGCAGGAAAACATCCTGATAAACGCGCTCGATGAGACCGTGACAATCATCCCGGCTGCGCTCTCCTCGAAGCCGGGAACGGTCGAAATCTCGCTGCGCGAGGATTTCCAGAACGGATCGCGCACCGGCAACGCCGCGATCGTCATTAGCACTGAGGATAATTTATTTGAAACAACCAGGATCGTGACGATGCGGCTCGACGACTATGTCGCGCACGAGATCGCTTTGCCGATCAGCGTCATAAAAATCGATACGGAAGGCCATGAAGACGAGGTGCTCGCCGGTGGAAATGAGACAATCGCCCGGAACCGCCCCGTCATTCTGATGGAAGTCGAACCGAATTATTACGAACGCAAGGGGGTCGATTTCTATGAGAGGGTCCGTGCCGTGTTGCCGCCCGACTATCGATTCCTGGCAGTCGGGTTGCATCGGCAGAGCGTGCTGCGGCCGCTCGGAACGCGGTTGAGTTTCACGGAGATCAGGGACCGCCCGTCCTTCATGCGCCCGCAGGACGTCCTGCTGCTTCCGCCCGGTCGCCACGTCTGA
- a CDS encoding class I SAM-dependent methyltransferase, producing MSTVIDCRPTAAAPDLAAIKARQQLAWSSGDYAVVGTTLQIVGEQLAEAMDLRAGQDVLDVAAGNGNFTLAAARRWCNVTSTDYVEPLLERGRLRAEAEGVAVTFRKADAENLPFADRSFDAVASTFGAMFSPDQGRTAGEMLRVCRPGGRIGLANWTPDGFIGQMFKIIGKHLPPPPGLKSPALWGTPEWIDTSFAAEASSLIAQSRHFTFRYRSVQHFLGTFRTFYGPMLKAFEALGATARIALAQDLTGLIGHFNKSGDATVVVPSEYLEVVVTRR from the coding sequence ATGAGCACCGTCATCGATTGCCGCCCGACCGCGGCCGCGCCGGATCTCGCGGCCATCAAGGCCAGGCAGCAGCTGGCTTGGTCGTCAGGAGACTACGCCGTCGTCGGCACGACGCTTCAGATCGTCGGCGAGCAACTCGCGGAGGCGATGGACCTGCGCGCGGGGCAGGACGTGCTGGATGTCGCCGCCGGTAACGGCAACTTCACGCTTGCAGCCGCCCGCCGCTGGTGCAACGTGACCTCCACGGACTATGTCGAGCCCCTCCTGGAGCGCGGGCGGCTGCGGGCCGAGGCCGAGGGCGTGGCCGTCACATTCCGCAAGGCCGATGCCGAGAACCTTCCGTTCGCAGACCGGTCCTTCGACGCGGTCGCTTCCACCTTCGGCGCGATGTTCAGTCCCGACCAGGGCCGCACCGCGGGCGAGATGCTCCGCGTCTGTCGGCCCGGGGGGCGTATCGGCTTAGCCAACTGGACACCGGACGGCTTCATAGGCCAGATGTTCAAGATCATCGGCAAACACCTCCCACCACCGCCAGGCCTCAAGTCCCCAGCCCTGTGGGGAACGCCGGAGTGGATTGACACGAGCTTTGCTGCCGAGGCGTCCTCGCTCATCGCGCAGTCCCGGCACTTCACCTTCCGTTACCGCTCAGTACAGCACTTCCTCGGCACCTTCCGCACCTTTTACGGCCCGATGCTGAAGGCTTTCGAGGCGCTCGGGGCTACCGCCAGGATAGCGCTGGCGCAGGATCTCACCGGCCTGATCGGGCACTTCAACAAGTCTGGTGACGCGACCGTGGTCGTGCCGAGCGAATACCTGGAAGTCGTCGTGACACGACGGTGA
- a CDS encoding AraC family transcriptional regulator, with protein sequence MTADVLSDVLSAVRLTGSVFFDVTATAPWVAEAPPSAQIAGAVLPGAQHAIEYHVLTRGSCWISIVDGAPFEPVRLHEGDIAIIPHGEPHAVSSAPGMRAGPDLDAHRRPNEVGGLPIRLRAGAGGADDAHVICGFFSCDVRPFNPLLDALPRFVRVGRGASPATDGLLNQFVLLLSHETKHRRPGAQSVLNRLSELMLIEAVRTYMDQLDPGHIGWLSGLRDPLVGHALGLLHAEPARAWTLEDLAAACGASRSALAGRFTQLTGYPPIQYLTRWRMQLAAKRLSEGGAKVAAVAQDVGYDSEAAFSRAFKKFSGRSPSEWRSG encoded by the coding sequence ATGACGGCGGACGTGCTTTCGGATGTGCTCTCGGCGGTCCGGCTGACCGGCTCGGTGTTCTTCGACGTCACCGCCACCGCGCCCTGGGTCGCCGAGGCGCCTCCATCGGCGCAGATCGCGGGGGCCGTTCTGCCCGGTGCCCAGCACGCGATCGAGTACCACGTGCTCACGCGCGGCTCGTGCTGGATCTCCATCGTCGACGGTGCGCCATTTGAGCCCGTGCGGTTGCACGAGGGCGACATCGCCATCATCCCGCATGGCGAGCCGCACGCCGTTTCCAGCGCGCCGGGGATGCGCGCCGGGCCCGATCTCGATGCTCACCGCCGGCCGAACGAGGTCGGCGGCCTGCCGATACGGTTGCGGGCCGGCGCGGGCGGCGCGGACGATGCCCACGTGATCTGCGGATTCTTCAGCTGCGATGTGCGCCCGTTCAATCCGCTGCTCGACGCGTTGCCACGCTTCGTGCGCGTCGGACGGGGCGCGTCGCCGGCGACGGACGGGTTGCTGAACCAGTTCGTTCTGCTCCTCTCGCACGAGACGAAGCACCGGCGCCCGGGCGCCCAGAGCGTTCTCAACCGGCTCTCGGAACTGATGCTCATCGAGGCGGTGCGGACCTACATGGACCAGCTCGACCCCGGGCACATCGGCTGGCTGTCCGGGCTGCGCGATCCGCTGGTGGGTCATGCCCTCGGGCTGCTGCACGCCGAGCCGGCCCGGGCCTGGACGCTTGAGGACCTCGCCGCCGCGTGCGGCGCGTCGCGCTCGGCGCTCGCCGGCAGGTTCACCCAGCTGACCGGCTATCCTCCCATCCAGTATCTCACCCGGTGGCGCATGCAGCTTGCGGCCAAGCGCCTGAGCGAGGGGGGCGCCAAGGTCGCCGCCGTGGCCCAGGACGTCGGCTACGACTCCGAGGCGGCGTTCAGCCGCGCGTTCAAGAAGTTTTCCGGCCGGTCGCCGAGCGAATGGCGGTCCGGCTGA
- the adh gene encoding aldehyde dehydrogenase, translating to MNKPEFLRGQTASPFAARYDNFIGGQWVAPAAGRYFENTSPLTGRLICEVARSDAQDIERALDAAHAAKDAWARTAPAERARILTRMADRMEDNLDLLALAETWDNGKPIRETTHADIPLAIDHFRYFAGCVRAQEGSLSEIDHDTVAYHFHEPLGVVGQIIPWNFPILMAVWKLAPALAAGNCVVLKPAEQTPASVLVLAEIIGDLLPAGVLNIVNGFGLEAGKPLASSPRIAKIAFTGETSTGRLIMQYASQNLIPVTLELGGKSPNIFFEDVMARDDAFLDKVLEGFAMFALNQGEVCTCPSRALVQESIYERFIEKAVARVEAIRQGSPLDPATMIGAQASGEQLAKILSYIDIGRQEGAQLLTGGERAVLAGEFAEGFYVKPTVFRGHNRMRIFQEEIFGPVLSVTTFKDEAEALAIANDTLYGLGAGVWTRDGTRAYRFGREIQAGRVWTNCYHAYPAHAAFGGYKQSGIGRETHKMMLDHYQQTKNLLVSYSPKALGFF from the coding sequence ATGAACAAGCCGGAATTCCTGCGCGGCCAGACCGCCTCGCCGTTCGCGGCGCGCTACGACAACTTCATCGGCGGGCAGTGGGTGGCGCCGGCGGCGGGGCGCTACTTCGAGAACACGTCGCCGCTCACCGGGCGGCTGATCTGCGAGGTCGCCCGCTCCGACGCCCAGGACATCGAGCGCGCCCTCGACGCCGCCCACGCCGCCAAGGACGCCTGGGCCCGCACCGCCCCCGCCGAGCGCGCCCGCATCCTCACCAGGATGGCCGACCGCATGGAGGACAACCTCGACCTGCTGGCGCTGGCCGAGACCTGGGACAACGGCAAGCCGATCCGCGAGACCACCCACGCCGACATCCCGCTGGCCATCGACCATTTCCGCTACTTCGCCGGCTGCGTGCGCGCCCAGGAGGGCTCGCTCTCCGAGATCGACCACGACACCGTCGCCTACCACTTCCACGAGCCGCTCGGCGTGGTCGGCCAGATCATCCCGTGGAACTTCCCCATCCTGATGGCGGTCTGGAAGCTCGCCCCGGCCCTGGCGGCCGGCAACTGCGTGGTGCTCAAGCCCGCCGAGCAGACCCCGGCCTCGGTCCTGGTCCTGGCCGAGATCATCGGCGACCTGCTGCCGGCCGGCGTGCTCAACATCGTCAACGGCTTCGGCCTGGAGGCGGGCAAGCCGCTGGCCTCCTCGCCGCGCATCGCCAAGATCGCCTTCACGGGCGAGACCTCGACCGGGCGGCTGATCATGCAGTACGCCAGCCAGAACCTGATCCCGGTGACGCTGGAGCTGGGGGGCAAGTCGCCCAACATCTTCTTTGAGGACGTGATGGCGCGGGACGACGCGTTCCTGGACAAGGTGCTGGAGGGCTTCGCGATGTTCGCCCTCAACCAGGGCGAGGTCTGCACCTGCCCGAGCCGGGCGCTGGTGCAGGAATCGATCTACGAGCGCTTCATCGAGAAGGCGGTGGCGCGGGTGGAGGCGATCCGGCAGGGCTCGCCGCTCGACCCGGCCACGATGATCGGCGCCCAGGCCTCGGGCGAGCAGCTGGCCAAGATCCTGTCCTACATCGACATCGGCCGCCAGGAGGGGGCGCAGCTGCTGACCGGCGGCGAGCGGGCGGTGCTGGCGGGCGAGTTCGCCGAGGGCTTCTACGTGAAGCCGACGGTGTTCCGGGGCCACAACCGGATGCGGATCTTCCAGGAGGAGATCTTCGGGCCGGTGCTGTCGGTGACGACGTTCAAGGACGAGGCCGAGGCGCTGGCGATCGCCAACGACACGCTCTACGGGCTGGGCGCCGGGGTGTGGACACGGGACGGGACGCGGGCCTACCGGTTCGGGCGGGAGATCCAGGCCGGCCGGGTGTGGACGAACTGCTACCACGCCTACCCGGCCCACGCCGCCTTCGGGGGCTACAAGCAGTCGGGCATCGGGCGCGAGACCCACAAGATGATGCTCGACCACTACCAGCAGACCAAGAACCTCCTGGTCAGCTACTCGCCCAAGGCCCTCGGCTTCTTCTGA
- a CDS encoding acetamidase/formamidase family protein, which translates to MPFVYGPLQQQGMNAPSHHAKGKVHLLPATPATTQWGWFDNSQPPVLRIQSGDTVAMETMMHAHNQVVPGITIDQVKKTRTDYPGRGPHTLTGPIYVEGAEPGDVLRVHINKIVPRAYATNFNLPGLFGEFPKEFPEGQIRFFYLDLDRKTMEFAPGIEIPLRPFPGTTAVARAEPGRYSSVPPGRFAGNLDIRELTEGATLYIPVFVQGALLWSGDSHAGQGNGEVNLCAIETAFKELNVTVEVIKGATLDWPRIETPTDWITVGYDQDLNKALDLLRDQTTRFIIERDKVSQAQAEQSMLENWNCPISEVVNVVKGTYCMLPKDGRKPTQLPRAETPEVFVTTGRDADLNRAMDTASMAMINMLVERKELSRLDAYALASMAMDCRIAAPRDAEKEVSCMVPKSLWVNQR; encoded by the coding sequence TTGCCGTTCGTCTACGGCCCACTGCAGCAACAGGGCATGAACGCGCCCTCGCATCATGCCAAAGGCAAAGTTCATCTTCTGCCAGCCACCCCTGCCACGACGCAGTGGGGCTGGTTCGACAACTCCCAGCCGCCCGTGCTGAGAATTCAGTCCGGCGACACGGTCGCCATGGAAACAATGATGCACGCCCACAATCAAGTGGTTCCGGGCATCACAATCGATCAAGTCAAGAAAACCCGCACTGACTACCCGGGCCGGGGCCCTCACACGCTCACGGGACCTATTTACGTTGAAGGGGCAGAGCCTGGAGATGTTCTCCGCGTGCACATCAACAAGATCGTGCCGCGCGCCTACGCGACCAATTTCAATCTTCCAGGCCTGTTCGGTGAGTTTCCGAAAGAATTCCCGGAAGGACAGATCAGATTCTTCTACCTCGACCTCGACCGCAAGACCATGGAGTTCGCGCCAGGCATCGAGATCCCGCTCAGGCCGTTCCCGGGCACGACCGCGGTAGCCCGCGCGGAGCCTGGCCGGTACAGCTCGGTGCCACCCGGCCGCTTCGCCGGGAACCTCGATATCCGCGAACTCACGGAAGGCGCGACGCTCTACATACCGGTCTTCGTCCAGGGAGCCCTGCTGTGGTCCGGCGACAGCCACGCCGGTCAGGGCAATGGCGAGGTGAACCTCTGCGCCATCGAGACGGCGTTCAAGGAGTTGAACGTCACGGTCGAGGTGATCAAGGGTGCGACGCTCGACTGGCCGCGCATTGAGACCCCAACGGACTGGATCACGGTCGGCTACGATCAGGATCTCAACAAGGCTCTCGACCTCCTGCGCGACCAGACCACGAGATTCATCATTGAACGCGACAAGGTCTCACAGGCGCAGGCCGAGCAGTCGATGCTGGAAAATTGGAATTGCCCGATCTCTGAGGTCGTAAACGTCGTCAAGGGCACATACTGCATGCTGCCCAAGGATGGAAGGAAGCCGACGCAGCTGCCGCGAGCCGAGACGCCCGAGGTTTTCGTCACGACGGGCAGGGACGCGGACCTGAACAGGGCGATGGACACGGCGTCGATGGCGATGATCAACATGCTCGTCGAGCGCAAGGAACTGTCGCGCCTGGACGCGTATGCGCTCGCGAGCATGGCGATGGACTGCCGCATCGCGGCACCCCGGGATGCCGAGAAGGAGGTCAGCTGCATGGTTCCCAAGAGCCTGTGGGTGAACCAGCGCTAG
- a CDS encoding metal ABC transporter substrate-binding protein, with protein MGALALLVLPLLLCPAAVRAAQGGPVRVVATTPDLKSLVEAVGGDAVVAASLVPPGADPEAYEVRPGDLLGLRGADLVVRVGLGYDHWLDPLLARHADPKLMRGGAGQVDASAGIPLLEVLGSSVEAGATGGHAHGLANPHYWLDPANAETITAGIADGLARVAPGRAALVAENRGRFLAGLARRLASWQARLAPYAGAPVVAYHNDWPYFARRFRLNVVAVVEPKEGIAPSPAQLARVAGLMREQGVRVVLAKPNAPRGPAEAVAARTGARVVVLAGSVGELSGTGDYLGLFEVDVDVLHDAFEAGGR; from the coding sequence TTGGGCGCGCTCGCTCTCCTGGTGCTGCCGCTTCTGCTCTGCCCCGCAGCGGTGCGTGCGGCCCAGGGCGGACCGGTGCGGGTCGTCGCGACCACGCCGGACCTGAAAAGTCTCGTCGAGGCGGTCGGCGGTGACGCTGTCGTTGCGGCGAGCCTCGTCCCACCCGGTGCCGACCCCGAGGCTTACGAGGTGCGGCCGGGCGACCTCCTTGGGCTGCGTGGTGCCGACCTGGTCGTCCGCGTAGGCCTCGGCTACGATCACTGGCTCGACCCGCTGCTGGCGCGCCACGCCGATCCGAAGCTCATGCGGGGCGGCGCGGGGCAGGTGGACGCCTCGGCGGGCATCCCACTCCTCGAAGTGCTGGGGAGCAGCGTGGAGGCGGGAGCCACCGGCGGCCATGCTCACGGCTTGGCGAACCCCCATTACTGGCTCGACCCCGCGAATGCCGAGACGATCACCGCCGGTATTGCGGATGGGTTGGCACGGGTCGCGCCGGGCCGAGCCGCCCTGGTCGCCGAGAACCGCGGGCGCTTTCTCGCCGGCCTCGCCCGGCGGCTCGCGTCGTGGCAGGCCCGACTGGCGCCCTACGCGGGCGCACCGGTCGTCGCCTATCACAACGACTGGCCCTACTTCGCCCGCCGCTTCCGCCTCAACGTGGTTGCCGTCGTGGAGCCGAAGGAGGGGATCGCACCGAGCCCGGCCCAACTCGCCCGAGTTGCCGGGCTGATGCGCGAGCAGGGCGTGCGCGTCGTGCTCGCGAAGCCGAACGCGCCGCGCGGGCCGGCCGAGGCCGTGGCGGCCCGAACCGGTGCCCGGGTGGTTGTGCTCGCCGGGTCGGTCGGCGAGCTATCGGGGACCGGCGACTACCTTGGGTTGTTCGAGGTCGATGTCGACGTGCTCCACGACGCGTTCGAGGCGGGTGGGCGTTGA
- a CDS encoding metal ABC transporter permease — MIADLAALLAVPLAVTAIFIGVHTYLGLHVLRRRVVFADLALAQLSALGATLAVALGHAPSDLAAFAYAMLFAFSGAVALTASRSVSWAVSQEALVGVLYVAASAATVLVIDRAPQGAEHVKRMLVGTLLDARPEQLAKIVPLYSAVALLHWAARRPLLDASENRLTGARGVLWDFVFYASFGAIVTSSVAVAGVLLVFSFLIIPAVTGTLFAADRIGLALLIGWCVGLTASLGGFASSLAFDLPTGACVVLTLFAALGLAALARFLWIGDPNETTQRRARARQASSIGLLSLMLAGSLWSFIRPGADQPLLAALNRIGLRPERFMDDAEAARYAEAAAMERRYRAEVEALSNQERQSRWRGAGLTDDEVRRIASYQQTYNEMARGERFVQDHLLARAHARERWQVSLPLAVVSAAALLVLVFRTRVMRRPTRTPSDGAGEPLDDATRKPPLTGSLNAFRWSKKSL, encoded by the coding sequence TTGATCGCCGATCTCGCCGCCCTGCTCGCGGTGCCCCTCGCCGTGACGGCGATCTTCATCGGGGTCCACACTTACTTGGGCCTCCACGTTCTGCGCCGAAGGGTCGTGTTCGCGGATCTCGCGCTCGCGCAGCTCTCCGCGCTGGGGGCCACGCTCGCCGTGGCCCTCGGCCACGCGCCGAGCGATCTGGCCGCGTTCGCATACGCGATGCTGTTCGCGTTCTCCGGCGCGGTGGCCCTGACCGCGAGCCGTTCGGTGTCCTGGGCGGTGAGCCAAGAGGCGCTCGTCGGTGTCCTCTACGTCGCCGCCAGTGCGGCCACGGTGCTCGTCATCGATCGCGCGCCGCAGGGGGCGGAACACGTCAAGAGGATGCTCGTCGGGACCCTGCTCGACGCGCGACCGGAGCAGCTCGCGAAGATCGTCCCGCTCTATTCGGCCGTCGCATTGCTGCACTGGGCCGCCCGGCGCCCGCTGCTCGACGCTTCGGAGAACCGACTCACCGGCGCCCGTGGCGTCCTGTGGGATTTCGTCTTCTACGCCTCGTTCGGCGCGATCGTGACCAGCTCCGTCGCCGTCGCGGGCGTCCTGCTCGTGTTCTCGTTCCTCATCATCCCGGCCGTCACCGGGACGTTGTTCGCCGCCGACAGAATCGGCTTGGCGCTCCTCATTGGCTGGTGCGTTGGTCTGACGGCCTCACTGGGTGGCTTCGCGAGCTCGCTGGCATTCGACCTTCCGACTGGCGCGTGCGTGGTCCTCACGCTGTTCGCCGCTCTCGGTCTCGCCGCATTGGCGCGCTTTTTGTGGATCGGTGACCCAAACGAGACGACGCAGAGGCGCGCTCGTGCACGCCAGGCATCATCGATCGGTCTGCTCTCACTCATGCTCGCGGGCAGTCTCTGGTCCTTCATCAGGCCCGGGGCCGATCAGCCGCTGCTCGCGGCCCTGAACCGGATTGGCTTGCGGCCTGAGCGCTTCATGGACGATGCCGAGGCGGCTCGCTACGCCGAAGCGGCTGCGATGGAGCGGCGGTATCGCGCCGAGGTCGAGGCCCTCTCCAACCAGGAGAGGCAATCGCGCTGGCGCGGGGCGGGCCTGACAGACGATGAGGTTCGGCGCATTGCGTCCTACCAGCAGACCTACAACGAGATGGCTCGCGGCGAGCGCTTCGTTCAGGACCACCTTCTGGCCCGCGCCCATGCGCGGGAGCGCTGGCAGGTGTCGCTGCCGCTCGCGGTGGTCTCTGCGGCGGCATTGCTCGTCCTCGTATTCCGCACGCGCGTGATGCGTCGACCGACGCGCACGCCCTCGGACGGGGCAGGCGAACCTCTCGACGACGCAACCCGTAAGCCGCCGCTGACCGGTTCGCTGAACGCATTCAGGTGGAGCAAGAAATCCTTGTAG
- a CDS encoding DUF6494 family protein, whose protein sequence is MDEDRFNIELRKFLKEVGVTSQREIERVAREGLVSGNTLKLRMTLTAENAPLQHVVERTIALDGETDPAS, encoded by the coding sequence ATGGACGAGGACCGCTTCAACATCGAGCTGCGCAAGTTCCTGAAGGAGGTCGGCGTGACCTCCCAGCGCGAGATCGAGCGCGTTGCACGGGAGGGTCTCGTGTCCGGCAACACGCTCAAGCTCCGAATGACGCTCACGGCCGAGAACGCCCCGCTGCAACACGTGGTCGAGCGGACGATCGCACTCGACGGCGAGACCGATCCAGCGTCGTAG
- a CDS encoding c-type cytochrome, with product MRLFPFALALLASTASPALAEPVGERLAPCLGCHGESGRSETPGVPSLGGQPADYLVTQLYQFRESQRVAPPMNEMAAGLSDDDLRSFAEELSRLPAPSPGETALDSTLAERARALVGRHQCNSCHGADLAGRDAIPRIRGQREDYLLKALAGYKSNARPGYDPAMNEVAQGLSEADIEVLAAFLSRS from the coding sequence ATGCGGCTCTTTCCATTTGCGCTTGCGCTGCTCGCGAGCACCGCCAGCCCGGCGCTCGCTGAACCCGTGGGTGAGCGTCTCGCCCCCTGCCTCGGCTGTCATGGTGAGAGCGGGCGCTCCGAGACGCCGGGCGTGCCCTCCCTCGGCGGCCAGCCGGCCGACTATCTCGTCACGCAGCTCTACCAGTTTCGTGAGAGCCAGCGGGTTGCGCCGCCCATGAACGAGATGGCGGCCGGCCTCTCGGACGATGACCTCCGTTCCTTTGCCGAGGAGCTCTCAAGACTGCCGGCGCCCTCACCAGGCGAGACTGCGCTTGACTCAACCCTCGCTGAGCGGGCGCGAGCGCTCGTCGGGCGCCACCAGTGCAATTCCTGCCACGGCGCCGACCTCGCCGGGCGGGACGCGATCCCGCGCATCCGCGGGCAGCGTGAGGATTACCTGCTGAAGGCGCTCGCTGGCTACAAGAGCAACGCCCGGCCGGGCTACGACCCCGCGATGAACGAGGTCGCGCAGGGCCTGAGCGAGGCTGACATCGAGGTCCTCGCCGCCTTCCTGTCGCGCAGCTGA
- a CDS encoding PQQ-dependent sugar dehydrogenase, which yields MPINRSRGLRATLVGAALVAALHGASAQQQPSGAPTPGSAPTAPVNTTAPAATQDRGSALYGRPESGEAAKLAPVAGPPLPTPAAKLPVDRLKVPAGFKVEVFASGVANARSLRQGDKGTVFAGTRLLDRVYAIRDRDGKREVKVIASKLHRPNGLAFHKGALYVAELSKVWRFDDIEAHLDEPPKPVLVYDDLPKDEAHGWKFIAIGPDEKLYVPVGSPGNILMPPDTHAQIRRMNLDGSGVEVVARGVRNTVGFDWNPATKQLWFSDNGRDWVSEDIPEDELNVLTEPGKQHFGFPFCHQGTFTDPEYGWGRSCAEFTAPAALLGPHTAALGLRFYTGTQFPEAYRNAIFVARHGSWNRTKKLGGDVVAVKLGPDGKVASIEPFLTGFIEDNRYLGRPVDVLVAQDGALLVSDDYNGAIYRISYQP from the coding sequence ATGCCGATCAATCGATCGCGCGGCCTGCGTGCGACGCTCGTGGGCGCTGCGCTCGTCGCTGCGCTGCACGGTGCTTCCGCGCAACAGCAGCCGAGCGGAGCCCCAACCCCCGGCAGTGCGCCCACCGCTCCTGTAAACACCACGGCCCCCGCCGCCACACAGGATCGAGGCTCGGCCCTCTACGGCCGCCCAGAGTCCGGGGAGGCGGCGAAGCTCGCCCCGGTCGCGGGCCCGCCGTTGCCGACGCCGGCGGCGAAGCTGCCGGTGGACAGGCTCAAGGTGCCGGCGGGCTTCAAAGTGGAGGTCTTCGCGAGCGGTGTCGCCAACGCGCGCTCGCTGCGCCAGGGCGACAAAGGCACGGTCTTCGCCGGCACACGGCTCCTCGACCGGGTCTACGCCATCCGTGACCGGGACGGGAAGCGGGAGGTGAAGGTCATCGCCTCGAAGCTGCACCGGCCGAACGGCCTCGCCTTCCACAAGGGCGCTCTCTACGTCGCCGAACTGTCGAAGGTCTGGCGTTTCGACGACATCGAGGCGCACCTCGACGAGCCGCCCAAGCCCGTTCTGGTCTACGACGACCTGCCGAAGGACGAGGCGCACGGCTGGAAATTCATCGCCATTGGCCCAGACGAGAAGCTCTACGTGCCGGTTGGCTCGCCCGGCAATATCCTGATGCCACCCGACACCCACGCGCAGATCCGGCGGATGAACCTCGACGGAAGCGGCGTCGAGGTGGTGGCCCGCGGCGTGCGCAACACGGTCGGGTTCGACTGGAACCCGGCGACGAAGCAGTTGTGGTTCAGCGACAACGGCCGCGACTGGGTCTCGGAGGACATTCCGGAGGACGAACTCAACGTGCTCACCGAACCCGGCAAACAGCATTTCGGCTTCCCGTTCTGCCATCAGGGCACCTTCACGGACCCGGAATACGGCTGGGGACGCTCCTGCGCCGAGTTCACCGCGCCCGCGGCCCTGCTCGGGCCGCACACCGCCGCGCTCGGCCTGCGCTTCTACACCGGCACGCAGTTCCCGGAGGCCTACCGCAACGCGATCTTCGTGGCCCGGCACGGCTCGTGGAACCGCACGAAAAAACTCGGCGGCGACGTGGTGGCGGTGAAGCTCGGGCCGGACGGCAAGGTCGCGTCGATCGAGCCATTCCTGACCGGCTTCATCGAGGACAACCGCTACCTTGGGCGGCCTGTCGACGTGCTCGTGGCGCAGGATGGCGCGCTGCTGGTCTCGGATGACTACAATGGCGCCATCTACAGGATCAGCTACCAGCCGTGA
- a CDS encoding cupin domain-containing protein, with the protein MHAVPVIHLPDEAPRLTVAGHPMAVLVTARESRYACMFDWVVPPRFSTGLHVHRVQEETFYVLDGACEWQVEDRVVTARRGAYLFIPPGVPHDIRNPSAVPARLLMTVSPPGHEAYFEELAGLAGSGPPDPRTLAALRRRFDTDQLSSLTVTG; encoded by the coding sequence ATGCATGCAGTCCCCGTGATCCACCTGCCTGATGAGGCACCTCGCCTGACGGTGGCGGGCCACCCCATGGCAGTCCTGGTGACCGCTCGGGAGTCCCGCTACGCTTGCATGTTCGACTGGGTGGTGCCGCCGCGCTTCAGCACTGGCCTGCACGTGCACCGAGTGCAGGAGGAGACCTTCTACGTCCTCGACGGTGCCTGCGAATGGCAGGTTGAGGATCGCGTGGTGACGGCCCGTCGTGGCGCCTACCTCTTCATTCCGCCCGGCGTCCCGCACGACATCCGCAACCCGAGTGCGGTGCCGGCGCGGCTGCTGATGACGGTATCCCCGCCCGGTCACGAGGCCTACTTCGAGGAGCTGGCCGGACTAGCGGGCTCAGGACCGCCAGACCCACGAACCCTGGCGGCCTTGCGACGGCGCTTCGACACCGATCAGCTCTCGAGCCTCACAGTCACGGGGTGA